A single region of the Vicia villosa cultivar HV-30 ecotype Madison, WI linkage group LG4, Vvil1.0, whole genome shotgun sequence genome encodes:
- the LOC131599476 gene encoding uncharacterized protein LOC131599476, giving the protein MRQLRQSSPPQGAIAPFAAALPPDNIFPSIYFGDGSIVRSNPLPIILGALAGGLVILIVLVIILWKYFSAAPPPATVNQTALGVPVPAPMETWVSYRFQRNNETGQI; this is encoded by the exons ATGAGGCAACTTCGTCAGTCATCACCACCCCAAG GCGCAATTGCTCCAtttgctgctgctcttccaccaGATAACATCTTCCCTTCAATCTACTTTGGAGATGGAAGTATCGTTAGATCAAATCCATTGCCCATCATTTTAGGTGCATTAGCGGGAGGGTTAGTTATTCTAATAGTACTGGTAATAATTCTTTGGAAGTATTTTAGTGCAGCACCACCACCAGCCACCGTTAATCAGACCGCACTAGGAGTGCCGGTTCCCGCGCCCATGGAAACATGGGTATCATACCGATTTCAGCGAAACAACGAAACCGGCCAGATCTAA